The Pedosphaera parvula Ellin514 genome has a segment encoding these proteins:
- a CDS encoding class I SAM-dependent DNA methyltransferase, protein MSVQAAYNEWSQTYDADTNATRDLDQVVTRRVLGELKVESIIEIGCGTGKNTKFFADLGERVQAMDFSAGMLAKAKENFREISNVTFSVADITKRWPCAERSAGLVSCNLVLEHVNELSPVFAEAARALIPGGWFFVCELHPFRQYQGTVANFSRGEQKTQIPAFVHHISEFVKAAQSCGFTVKRLEEWWHEKDEGKPPRLVSFLFEKG, encoded by the coding sequence ATGAGCGTTCAAGCGGCATACAACGAATGGTCCCAGACCTACGACGCCGACACCAACGCGACTCGTGACCTGGATCAAGTGGTGACAAGGCGCGTGCTCGGGGAGTTGAAGGTTGAATCGATTATTGAGATTGGGTGCGGCACAGGGAAGAACACCAAGTTTTTCGCTGACTTGGGTGAACGGGTGCAGGCGATGGATTTCTCCGCAGGCATGCTGGCGAAGGCCAAGGAGAATTTTAGGGAAATCTCCAATGTCACTTTTTCGGTGGCTGATATCACCAAGCGCTGGCCGTGCGCTGAGCGCTCGGCTGGCCTGGTCAGTTGCAATCTGGTTCTAGAGCATGTGAACGAGCTTTCGCCGGTCTTTGCCGAAGCCGCTCGCGCCCTGATTCCTGGAGGATGGTTCTTCGTCTGTGAATTGCATCCGTTCCGGCAATACCAGGGCACAGTCGCGAACTTTTCCCGAGGTGAGCAGAAGACCCAGATACCCGCCTTCGTGCATCACATCTCAGAATTCGTGAAGGCGGCCCAGAGCTGCGGGTTCACCGTAAAGCGACTTGAGGAATGGTGGCATGAGAAGGATGAAGGGAAGCCGCCAAGGTTGGTGTCGTTTTTGTTTGAAAAAGGATAA
- a CDS encoding beta-galactosidase — MYFGVDYYPEHWIYPYAGTPEEPEACWKNDAELMVGAGVNVVRMGEFTWGLCEPEEGKYKFDWLKRAMDVMGKAGIKVVLGTPTAAPPVWMAKKYPEILPLDEKGIAFSAGTRRACCLNSDVYWDFSRKIVREMATALGNHPQLIGWQIDNGLGGHNTECSYNEQTRRDWHGWLKAKYETVERLNQFLGTAHWCQMYSDWDHVPMPMHAPTHHNPALMLDWARFNSDTIVAFVKMQADILHELSQGRPVTSNLRALRRKFDHFDVAHVLDFVSIDSNATIKSKSSELACELDMLRSLKKTDIRTPDGDTGFWVIEQKAGHVNWQEVNSLLRPEVVRLFTYQCISRGACGILYFRWRQPRMGTEKFYGAILSHNGRKDGRTYKEIAQIGEELKFLAPTLKDTQVAADVCILYSHENDWSTQYGPQPTRHFNLRDHVQLFYNGLHHRNIPVDFARPTEDLSKYKLVIAPSLQLLAGGEADLLKLYVQNGGTLVGTFNTGLVDEHHMAPDGCYPHNMTDLFGLEVSEFDPLPPDEENHMAFKGSFPTSHMHMARVWCDLIEPNGCQILATFAKDFYSGRPAITMNTFGLGRAIYIGTMSHQHFYDDLIVWLRQLCNIPPLLKVPDTVEVSMRQKDNTRVFFLLNHQNSPVRIQFYKPMHDFLTSSTVAGNYELPPHGVLVLDEHPKK; from the coding sequence ATGTACTTTGGTGTCGACTACTATCCGGAGCATTGGATCTACCCGTACGCAGGCACGCCTGAAGAGCCGGAGGCGTGTTGGAAAAATGATGCCGAGCTGATGGTCGGCGCAGGCGTCAACGTCGTCCGCATGGGCGAATTCACCTGGGGCTTGTGCGAGCCCGAGGAGGGCAAATACAAATTCGACTGGCTCAAACGGGCCATGGATGTCATGGGCAAGGCCGGCATCAAGGTGGTACTCGGCACGCCAACGGCAGCGCCACCAGTTTGGATGGCGAAGAAATATCCCGAAATCCTTCCGCTGGATGAAAAAGGAATTGCGTTTAGTGCGGGCACGCGGCGGGCGTGCTGCCTGAACAGCGACGTTTACTGGGACTTTTCACGCAAGATCGTTCGCGAAATGGCAACCGCTCTCGGCAATCATCCGCAACTGATCGGCTGGCAGATCGATAACGGCCTGGGCGGACATAACACGGAATGTTCGTATAATGAACAAACCCGACGCGATTGGCATGGCTGGTTGAAGGCCAAGTACGAAACGGTTGAGCGGCTGAACCAGTTTCTCGGAACGGCGCATTGGTGCCAGATGTACTCGGATTGGGATCATGTGCCGATGCCGATGCATGCGCCTACGCATCACAATCCGGCATTGATGCTGGATTGGGCGCGGTTCAACAGCGATACGATTGTGGCCTTTGTCAAGATGCAGGCGGATATCCTGCACGAGCTAAGCCAGGGCCGCCCCGTTACTTCGAATCTTCGCGCGCTACGGAGGAAGTTCGATCACTTTGACGTGGCGCATGTGTTGGACTTCGTCTCGATCGACAGCAACGCGACAATCAAGTCGAAGTCGTCGGAACTCGCGTGTGAGTTGGACATGTTGCGTTCGCTGAAGAAGACAGATATTCGCACGCCGGACGGTGACACCGGTTTCTGGGTGATCGAACAGAAGGCCGGGCATGTGAACTGGCAGGAGGTGAATTCATTGCTGCGGCCTGAGGTGGTGCGGTTGTTTACATACCAATGCATTTCCCGCGGGGCTTGTGGCATTCTTTATTTTCGTTGGCGTCAACCGCGCATGGGAACGGAGAAGTTTTATGGCGCGATTCTCTCGCACAATGGCCGGAAGGATGGCCGCACTTACAAGGAGATTGCCCAAATCGGCGAGGAGTTGAAGTTCCTCGCTCCCACGCTCAAGGATACCCAGGTGGCGGCGGATGTCTGCATCCTGTACAGCCATGAAAACGATTGGTCGACACAATACGGCCCGCAGCCGACCAGGCATTTTAATCTGCGCGATCACGTGCAATTGTTTTACAACGGACTGCATCACCGGAATATTCCGGTCGATTTCGCGCGGCCAACGGAGGATCTTTCGAAATATAAGCTGGTGATTGCGCCCTCACTTCAACTCCTGGCGGGAGGCGAGGCGGATCTCTTGAAGTTGTATGTCCAGAATGGCGGTACGTTGGTTGGCACATTCAACACGGGTCTGGTGGATGAACATCATATGGCCCCGGACGGCTGTTACCCGCATAACATGACGGATCTGTTCGGCCTGGAGGTGTCGGAATTCGATCCTCTGCCGCCGGATGAAGAGAATCATATGGCTTTCAAGGGCTCCTTTCCAACCTCACACATGCACATGGCCAGAGTTTGGTGTGATCTGATCGAGCCAAACGGATGTCAGATTCTGGCTACGTTCGCGAAGGATTTTTACTCCGGTCGTCCGGCGATAACGATGAATACGTTCGGCCTGGGTCGTGCCATTTACATTGGAACGATGAGTCATCAACATTTCTATGATGATTTGATCGTTTGGCTGCGGCAGCTTTGCAATATTCCACCGTTGCTGAAGGTACCGGATACGGTGGAGGTGAGCATGCGGCAGAAGGACAACACGCGGGTGTTTTTCCTGTTAAATCATCAGAACTCGCCGGTGCGAATACAGTTTTACAAACCGATGCACGACTTTCTGACGAGTTCCACCGTGGCGGGAAATTATGAGTTGCCACCGCATGGCGTGTTGGTTCTCGACGAACATCCGAAGAAGTAG
- a CDS encoding alkaline phosphatase family protein, producing MPVRNCFHRQTTVSCATPSYFNTHPSLPQRLLLVLAILTLAVRPHVAAAAPATPAPAQSDRLVVMISLDGLAAYYLDDPKAEMPTLRALAAEGARATSMKASTPTVTWPNHTTLVTGDNPARHGVVGNNYFDRATGKRVVLITDPVYDKDEIVKVPTIYDVARAAGLKTAAIRWPATRNARTLDWTIPDVATMELMKKYTTPALGSQCEQAGISLTKKDGVALEDNNARELGDETWTRAFNLILQKDRPNLALLHLVNVDHTQHLKGPKSDEAYAAVKGVDAQVREVWEELQRDYPGKATLLVVSDHGFSPIKRTILPNVVLRKAGLLNSEKKRHDGAVQVVPQGGSAFIYITDDANRPSLLKRIEKAFAGMPEVAKIVGPKQLKDYGVANPKDDAHAPDMILFAQEGYAFGDTAAGDLPFEEKPERRGSHGHDSSLPDLHATFVAWGAGIKPGTKLGEISNTSVAPTIAQLLGLKFSNVDGKPLTKILTN from the coding sequence ATGCCAGTAAGAAATTGTTTTCATCGGCAAACGACTGTTTCGTGCGCCACCCCGTCTTATTTCAATACCCATCCATCGTTGCCTCAGCGTCTGCTGTTAGTTCTGGCGATTCTCACGCTTGCTGTCCGGCCGCACGTCGCCGCTGCCGCACCTGCGACTCCCGCGCCAGCTCAGTCTGACCGCCTCGTCGTCATGATCAGCCTGGATGGCTTGGCGGCTTATTATCTGGATGATCCCAAGGCCGAAATGCCAACGCTTCGCGCTTTGGCAGCAGAGGGTGCGCGGGCCACGTCGATGAAAGCTTCCACGCCCACCGTTACCTGGCCGAATCACACCACCCTCGTCACCGGTGACAACCCCGCACGACACGGTGTTGTGGGTAACAATTACTTCGACCGTGCGACCGGCAAGCGGGTTGTGCTGATTACCGACCCCGTTTATGACAAGGATGAAATTGTTAAAGTCCCCACGATTTATGACGTGGCCAGAGCGGCGGGGTTGAAGACGGCTGCCATCCGTTGGCCTGCCACTCGCAACGCTAGAACACTCGATTGGACCATTCCCGATGTGGCCACCATGGAACTGATGAAAAAGTACACCACCCCTGCGCTCGGGAGCCAATGCGAGCAGGCCGGAATTAGCCTGACGAAGAAGGATGGCGTCGCACTGGAAGATAATAACGCGCGGGAGCTGGGCGATGAAACCTGGACGCGTGCCTTCAATCTCATTTTGCAGAAGGATCGCCCCAATCTGGCACTGTTGCACCTGGTGAACGTGGATCACACCCAACACTTGAAAGGGCCGAAGTCGGATGAGGCTTACGCAGCGGTGAAAGGGGTGGATGCTCAAGTGCGGGAAGTCTGGGAGGAACTGCAGCGGGATTACCCCGGCAAGGCCACTCTGCTGGTCGTGTCCGATCATGGCTTCTCGCCCATTAAGCGTACGATTCTGCCGAATGTTGTGCTGCGGAAAGCCGGGTTGCTGAATTCGGAAAAGAAGCGCCATGACGGTGCGGTCCAGGTCGTGCCTCAAGGCGGGTCTGCTTTCATCTACATAACCGATGATGCCAATCGACCCTCGCTCCTCAAACGCATTGAAAAAGCCTTTGCCGGAATGCCGGAGGTGGCCAAAATTGTTGGTCCTAAACAATTAAAGGATTATGGCGTGGCGAATCCGAAGGACGACGCCCATGCGCCGGATATGATTTTGTTCGCCCAGGAAGGCTATGCCTTTGGCGACACTGCCGCTGGCGATCTGCCATTTGAAGAGAAGCCCGAGCGCAGAGGCAGCCATGGACACGATTCAAGCCTGCCGGACCTGCATGCCACCTTTGTTGCCTGGGGCGCAGGCATCAAACCCGGCACCAAGCTCGGCGAAATTTCCAATACCAGCGTTGCTCCGACCATCGCGCAGTTGCTTGGCCTCAAATTTTCCAATGTGGATGGCAAGCCGCTGACAAAGATATTGACGAATTAA
- a CDS encoding endonuclease/exonuclease/phosphatase family protein has translation MNLRKHIFHTALIFCGFFVLLTNLQAESTNTFRVMTYNIHHGEGLDKQVDLQRIADLIKQEKADIVALQEVDRNTERTGKRDFPAEFTRLTGMSCVFSNNWPVQGGEYGTAILTRFPITKREHSLLKMVGSKEQRGLLQAHVKMGDREVVVMNTHVDHRKTDEERLESIMEFATVIKKKAELPVIFCGDFNDVPGSPTYEQMSALLDDSWKLIGEGEGWTIPAEKPRRRIDYIWISKKGPIIPLRAWVPASEASDHRPLVVEFQLPTGK, from the coding sequence ATGAACCTGAGAAAACATATTTTTCATACGGCTCTCATCTTTTGTGGATTTTTTGTGCTTTTAACAAATCTGCAGGCGGAATCGACCAATACCTTCCGGGTGATGACGTATAACATTCATCATGGTGAGGGCCTCGATAAGCAGGTTGATTTGCAACGCATCGCCGATTTAATCAAACAAGAGAAGGCGGACATTGTCGCCTTGCAGGAGGTGGACCGAAATACTGAGCGCACCGGCAAGCGCGATTTCCCTGCCGAGTTTACCCGGCTTACCGGGATGTCCTGCGTTTTCAGTAATAACTGGCCGGTGCAGGGCGGGGAATATGGCACGGCGATTCTCACCCGTTTTCCGATTACCAAACGCGAGCATTCCCTCCTGAAGATGGTCGGCTCAAAGGAGCAACGTGGCTTGCTGCAGGCGCATGTCAAAATGGGTGACCGCGAAGTGGTGGTCATGAACACGCACGTGGACCATCGTAAAACGGACGAGGAACGGCTCGAAAGCATCATGGAATTCGCCACGGTCATTAAGAAGAAGGCGGAGTTGCCGGTGATTTTTTGCGGCGATTTCAACGATGTGCCCGGCAGTCCCACTTACGAGCAAATGAGTGCCCTGCTGGATGATAGCTGGAAGTTGATCGGCGAGGGTGAAGGCTGGACGATCCCGGCAGAAAAGCCGCGTCGGCGCATTGATTATATTTGGATTTCGAAGAAGGGTCCCATCATCCCCTTGCGCGCCTGGGTGCCCGCATCCGAGGCTTCCGACCATCGCCCGCTGGTCGTTGAGTTTCAGTTGCCGACGGGGAAATAA
- a CDS encoding DUF6797 domain-containing protein, with the protein MHRIFASAVSPVTGRGRLFNFLRSGSARMVVSAVALALLVPAVMAAPKNQKTPKKRPTSEELDQDFPFQAACIGAKFPAKNIAYKGLAIKLGNDAFMCFDTDDLRMAAGWTGAYLKFDGVAFSGSHGNHPSVAGDQKFATKNMPGVSDENGSFADTRADIFRPVPEKVGRWNGLYLDGENVVLSYTVDGTKILEMPASVAADGQVGFVRNFKTEKNSRPFSILLCEVEGAKGTVSGNTATLTGASDNVTIVELVGAPKGAKLEIAENNRIVLKFDKKTAASTFKIVLWNGADADKAKFAALTSGKAEVPDVKKGGPARWAQTVETKGVIGANTTPDGAYTLDQITPPQDNPWKRRVRFSGFDFFSDGKRAAVSTWDGDIWIVSGIDDKLDKLTWKRFSSGQYETIGLKIVNDVIYTSGRDQITRYYDLNGDGEADYYENFNNQVTSSDGFHEFVFDLQTDKEGNFYMAKAGPVRGGGRGFGGDNFGSITEDAGTVMKISKDGKKLEVLATGLRAPNGLSISPDGQITTSDNEGTWVPSTPIHFIQKGRFYGVENTAHQVSKTEYVKPICWLSHNDFDNSGGEQVWVTSDKWGPYKGEMLHLSYGKCSLFLVMKETVNGQMQAGVVKIPVKFTSSAMRGRFNPKDGQLYIAGLQGWQTTAVKLAGFDRVRYTGKPVASVQSMHVTKTGVELCFTQPLDPASAGDVQNYSAKRWNYDYAEHYGSPEFSVADPKKQGRDEMTIKSAKLSPDGRTVTLEIADIKPVMQEMIEFDIKSKDGKEISQSIQHTINVMP; encoded by the coding sequence ATGCATCGAATTTTTGCCTCAGCAGTTAGCCCAGTAACTGGGCGTGGTCGGTTGTTCAACTTCCTCCGTAGCGGTTCCGCGCGCATGGTCGTGTCCGCAGTCGCACTCGCACTTTTGGTTCCTGCCGTCATGGCAGCCCCAAAAAACCAGAAAACCCCGAAAAAGAGGCCGACCAGTGAAGAGCTGGACCAGGACTTTCCCTTCCAAGCCGCGTGTATTGGAGCCAAATTCCCGGCCAAGAATATTGCTTACAAGGGTCTGGCCATCAAACTCGGCAATGATGCTTTCATGTGCTTTGACACCGACGATCTCCGCATGGCAGCGGGTTGGACCGGGGCGTATCTGAAATTTGATGGTGTGGCTTTCTCCGGTTCCCATGGCAATCACCCGAGTGTTGCCGGCGACCAGAAGTTTGCCACCAAAAACATGCCGGGCGTTTCCGACGAGAACGGTTCCTTCGCTGATACCCGCGCCGACATCTTTAGGCCGGTTCCTGAAAAGGTTGGACGTTGGAATGGCCTTTATCTGGATGGCGAAAATGTGGTGCTTTCCTACACTGTTGATGGCACCAAAATCCTCGAAATGCCCGCCAGCGTAGCTGCGGATGGCCAGGTCGGATTCGTGCGCAATTTCAAGACTGAGAAGAATTCAAGGCCGTTCTCCATTCTGCTCTGCGAAGTGGAAGGGGCCAAGGGCACTGTGAGCGGCAACACGGCGACGCTCACCGGAGCCAGCGACAATGTCACCATCGTGGAATTGGTCGGCGCACCCAAAGGCGCCAAGCTCGAAATCGCCGAGAATAACCGTATCGTCCTCAAGTTCGACAAGAAAACAGCAGCCTCCACCTTTAAGATTGTCCTGTGGAACGGGGCGGACGCGGACAAGGCGAAGTTTGCCGCGCTTACTAGTGGCAAAGCCGAAGTTCCCGATGTGAAAAAAGGCGGACCAGCTCGTTGGGCTCAGACCGTGGAAACCAAAGGTGTCATTGGTGCCAACACCACGCCAGACGGCGCTTACACTCTCGATCAAATTACTCCACCACAGGATAATCCGTGGAAACGCCGGGTTCGCTTCAGCGGCTTCGATTTCTTCTCGGATGGCAAGCGCGCGGCGGTTTCCACCTGGGACGGCGATATCTGGATCGTTTCCGGCATCGATGACAAGCTGGACAAGCTCACCTGGAAGCGTTTCTCCTCCGGCCAGTACGAAACGATTGGCCTGAAAATCGTGAATGACGTGATTTATACTTCCGGCCGCGATCAAATCACCCGCTATTACGACCTGAATGGTGATGGCGAGGCCGATTACTACGAAAATTTCAACAACCAGGTCACCTCTTCGGACGGATTTCATGAATTCGTGTTTGATCTCCAGACCGACAAGGAGGGCAATTTTTACATGGCCAAGGCTGGTCCAGTGCGCGGCGGCGGACGCGGTTTCGGCGGCGACAATTTCGGCAGTATCACAGAGGATGCCGGCACTGTGATGAAGATCTCCAAGGATGGCAAGAAGCTGGAAGTGCTCGCGACCGGTCTGCGCGCTCCAAATGGCTTGTCCATCAGCCCCGATGGCCAGATCACAACGAGCGATAACGAAGGCACCTGGGTGCCATCGACCCCGATTCATTTCATTCAAAAGGGTCGCTTCTACGGCGTGGAGAACACGGCCCATCAGGTTTCCAAAACCGAGTATGTGAAACCCATTTGCTGGCTTTCGCACAATGATTTCGATAACTCCGGTGGCGAGCAGGTCTGGGTGACCAGTGATAAATGGGGTCCTTACAAAGGCGAAATGTTGCACCTGTCCTACGGCAAATGCTCGTTGTTCCTTGTCATGAAGGAAACCGTCAATGGCCAGATGCAGGCGGGTGTGGTGAAGATTCCAGTGAAATTCACCTCCTCCGCAATGCGTGGTCGTTTTAACCCGAAGGACGGCCAACTCTACATCGCCGGCTTGCAAGGCTGGCAAACCACTGCTGTGAAGCTCGCTGGTTTTGATCGTGTCCGTTACACCGGCAAGCCGGTGGCCAGCGTTCAGAGCATGCACGTGACCAAAACCGGTGTGGAACTCTGCTTCACTCAGCCGCTGGATCCCGCCAGCGCGGGCGACGTCCAGAATTACAGCGCCAAGCGTTGGAATTATGATTACGCCGAACATTATGGTTCGCCGGAATTCTCCGTGGCTGATCCCAAGAAACAGGGCCGTGATGAAATGACCATCAAATCGGCCAAGCTCTCTCCGGACGGCCGCACCGTCACTCTGGAAATCGCCGATATCAAGCCCGTCATGCAGGAAATGATTGAGTTCGATATCAAGTCCAAGGATGGCAAGGAAATCAGCCAATCCATACAACACACCATCAACGTCATGCCGTAA
- a CDS encoding DUF721 domain-containing protein, with protein sequence MALIPKPFRKYKLGPPKGDARQRILAQWRGVDFAPIEKGQAMRARKASELLPKVLKDMRLDNHRSDAEVVKVWNNLIDPMIVAHAQPTGINKGTLFVSVDSSVWLNEIVRYRRKEILDRLQHSFGRDFITKISFRVG encoded by the coding sequence ATGGCTCTGATTCCAAAGCCGTTTCGGAAGTATAAGCTCGGCCCGCCGAAAGGGGATGCGCGGCAGCGAATCCTCGCGCAATGGCGTGGGGTCGATTTCGCTCCGATTGAAAAGGGTCAGGCCATGCGGGCACGCAAGGCGTCTGAACTGTTGCCAAAAGTTCTGAAGGATATGCGACTGGACAATCACCGTTCGGACGCCGAGGTGGTGAAAGTCTGGAACAACTTGATTGATCCCATGATTGTTGCCCATGCGCAACCCACGGGCATTAACAAGGGAACCTTGTTTGTAAGCGTGGACAGCAGCGTCTGGTTGAATGAAATCGTTCGGTATCGACGCAAAGAAATCCTCGACCGCCTGCAGCACAGTTTTGGCAGGGACTTTATTACGAAGATCTCCTTTCGCGTTGGTTGA
- a CDS encoding sulfatase family protein, translating into MTRISKYLLVVAFLIAATFAPGVFAAKAPNIVIILADDLGYGDLGCYGHPSIRTPNLDRMAAEGIRFTDFYVAANVCTPSRAGLMTGRWPIRSGMAGSTNDVLRVFSMGGLPTNEITIAAALKSKGYATACIGKWHLGHELQFLPTHHGFDYFYGLRFSNDMEPVRGKIPKNASSSLHPKLEWWNSALLQNDKILEQPTDLSTLTRRYTEEAIKFIHQNKKQPFFLYFPHTFPHVPLFASDAFKEHSARGLYGDVVEELDWSVGQVLNTLRKEGLAENTLVFFTSDNGPWLIRDLAGGSAGPLKDGKGSTWEGGMREPAIAWWPGKIKPAINHELVCSLDLFTTSLCLAGVALPPDRVIDGLDMRPMLFGTGHSQRQLMFYYKKNELYAVRKGSFKAHLITHTGYSKDAPEKHDSPLLFQLENDPGERFDVAAENPEVVADILREVEEFNKSIVSVQAQY; encoded by the coding sequence ATGACCCGCATTTCAAAGTATCTGCTGGTGGTTGCATTTTTGATTGCCGCCACCTTTGCGCCTGGCGTCTTCGCCGCGAAAGCGCCCAACATCGTCATCATTCTCGCCGATGACCTGGGTTACGGCGACCTCGGTTGCTATGGCCATCCGAGCATCCGCACCCCCAATCTCGACCGCATGGCTGCCGAGGGAATCCGGTTCACCGATTTTTATGTGGCTGCGAACGTGTGCACACCGAGCCGCGCGGGATTGATGACAGGCCGGTGGCCGATTCGCAGCGGCATGGCGGGCTCAACGAATGATGTGCTGAGGGTTTTTTCAATGGGCGGTTTGCCAACCAATGAAATCACCATTGCGGCCGCGTTGAAATCAAAGGGCTACGCCACTGCTTGCATTGGGAAATGGCATTTGGGCCATGAACTGCAATTCCTGCCTACCCACCATGGTTTCGATTACTTTTATGGACTGCGTTTTTCGAATGATATGGAGCCCGTTCGCGGAAAGATTCCTAAAAATGCCTCCTCCAGCCTTCATCCCAAGTTGGAGTGGTGGAACTCGGCATTGCTTCAGAACGATAAAATCCTCGAGCAACCTACCGACCTCAGCACCTTGACCCGGCGATACACGGAGGAAGCAATTAAATTCATTCACCAAAACAAAAAACAACCGTTCTTTCTATATTTCCCCCACACTTTTCCACATGTGCCACTCTTTGCATCCGATGCTTTCAAGGAGCATAGCGCGCGCGGTTTATATGGAGATGTGGTCGAGGAGTTGGATTGGAGCGTCGGCCAGGTGCTGAATACCTTGCGCAAGGAAGGTCTGGCAGAGAACACGCTGGTATTTTTCACCAGCGATAACGGACCTTGGCTGATTCGCGATCTGGCCGGTGGTTCAGCGGGACCGCTCAAGGACGGGAAGGGGAGCACATGGGAAGGCGGGATGCGCGAGCCAGCCATCGCCTGGTGGCCGGGAAAGATCAAACCTGCCATCAACCACGAACTCGTTTGTTCGCTCGACCTGTTCACCACCTCCCTCTGCCTCGCGGGGGTGGCACTGCCGCCGGATCGCGTGATTGATGGTCTCGACATGCGCCCGATGCTCTTCGGCACCGGCCACAGCCAGCGCCAACTCATGTTTTATTACAAAAAGAACGAGCTCTACGCCGTGCGCAAAGGCTCCTTCAAAGCCCACTTGATCACCCATACCGGCTACAGCAAGGATGCCCCGGAAAAGCACGATTCCCCATTACTGTTCCAACTCGAAAACGATCCCGGCGAGCGGTTCGATGTAGCCGCAGAAAATCCCGAAGTGGTTGCCGATATCCTTCGCGAAGTCGAAGAATTCAACAAATCAATCGTTTCAGTCCAAGCGCAGTATTAA
- a CDS encoding DUF4288 domain-containing protein, with the protein MPNQEWYAVRSIFRSDRLMDGKPGRLFEERVVIFLASSHEEALAKGQAEAKQYAESWQERQPKLLAHMVAFSMMEPELREGEEVWSCLRELEISDEGFLDLVYAGEMLGLRHLEKGEISE; encoded by the coding sequence ATGCCAAATCAAGAATGGTATGCAGTTCGGAGCATCTTCAGATCTGACCGGCTGATGGATGGCAAGCCTGGGCGACTGTTTGAGGAACGAGTGGTCATTTTTCTCGCGTCGAGCCACGAAGAGGCATTGGCCAAGGGCCAGGCAGAAGCCAAGCAATATGCCGAAAGTTGGCAAGAGCGACAGCCAAAGCTGCTCGCCCACATGGTAGCCTTCAGTATGATGGAACCTGAGTTGCGCGAAGGTGAGGAGGTTTGGTCGTGTTTGCGTGAGCTAGAGATATCTGATGAAGGCTTTTTGGATCTAGTTTATGCAGGCGAGATGTTGGGATTGCGACATCTGGAGAAGGGAGAGATATCTGAATAA